The Carassius carassius chromosome 37, fCarCar2.1, whole genome shotgun sequence genomic sequence TCCAAGTGTTTTTCATaactgcattaaataaaaaattagtattaatgcattaaaagtatTAATGCATAAcagaatcatttattttattacttttttattcataGAAATACCATTTCTCTTTTCATTCACATCATCCTATGCTGCATGTGACAAAGTACTTGATTTATGAATAAAGGGAAATGTGAAGTGaataaatgaaattacataactTACCTGTGAGACTACTCCAAGCAAAAGGACCAGGCCCTTGATTCTCCCGAGGTTTGCCATCTGTTTTCTCTGTTTGAatcctgatttctcttttttaatCTAAACTCTGCACTCTCTTCAGTTTCTTGTGTTTTGGCTGAATATACATGCAGCTTTTATTTAAGCCATCTCAGATACTTTAACCTAACCGCACCTCCTCAGAATAGCTGGCCAATAAGAGCTGGGGATGAGAAGGAGCTAGCCAATCAGAAGTGAAGATGAGACATGCATGTAAACAGATGTAACAGAAGTGTAACTGGAGGAAGAATATAGCCACACAGTCTAATGTCAATAATGCACATTTGTGTAGTTAGTTTTATTACTCATTCTAAAGTGTTACACAGGTATGCTGTCCCTGCCATCTTttcttaaaaaactaaataaataaaaaataaaataaaaggagacACCTCCCCACAATTTACTTTGTGTAatttaaaggtgtgtgtgtgtgtgtataatgcgTTTATACTGTTTTGCGGTTCTTGCAGACGATGATTGTTGTGAGGAGTGCATGGTGAAATTATTCTTTTTACTTTTCagaaattttaattgtaaatttgTTATTGAACTTTGATCGTAGTGCGTATCAGGGCTTTTAAACATAAACACCagtgttttattacaaaattacatTAAGCATTAATTTTCggaataatttcattttaaattcagttttaaataACAAATTCGTAAGCAATTGAAGAATGACATGTTTAATGAACTTTATCTTGTTCTCTGGCCAGTAATGGTGGAAATGTAGTTTTTGTAATccagactttaaaaaataaactcgttccgagaaaaaaaagtaaaagtgttGCCGACCAGCCCGGTTTTTTCATCGAAatcacagtttttgttttgtttgtttgttacttataattttcagaatatattaaaataaacattttgagcACGATCTATGCTTGATATGCGTTTATAAATCTGTGCATATCTTCTTCTGGCAAAACTCTCCACACGTGCACGCGCGCTCCCTCACCCCTCCCAGATGACGGAGGCGCGCGGCCGTAGACTTGTTGTGCCTCACTCAAGATGGCAACTGGAGCAGATCACGGcttgaaaaaaattgtttggCAAAGTAAGTACATTGAGTAATGAGGTGATTTTTCTACAGCCCTCTTATATACATCGTCATTTATAAGAGTTCAGCTCAGTGGAAGAGCTGTCAGAAGTTTAAAGAGATGGGTTTATCCTGAGAGAGTTTCAGTCGTTTAATGAAGTTGTTTAGGCGTTGTTTTGGTGCCAGTGGAGACGAGCTGCAATATGGATTGTGTTCCGTTTTATTTTTTGAGCTATGTTTGCCTCAGTAAATTTCTCGCATGTGTCATTGAGTCCCAGTTTCCGTTAGCTGCTGTGCTAACGTTAGCCAGTCCAGTCCTGCTCCGGGGGTTTCCGTTTGTAACGGGGAAAGGGTCAGTAGCTGCGGGGTTCTGTAACCTCTCCTCACTTTTGGAGACGTCATAATGGAACTTAAGTTCTCCCGCGCGCGTGTTCCAATCTGTGAACTTTAATGACTTCCGGTCGGCAGAGTTATGGACTGGTATTTATGTTCACAACACTTGATGACAACTGGCCataacaacaaacacacacacacacacacacacacacacacacacacacaaacacaaagtaatTTTTCAATGTTAAAGATATGGATTCAAGCGTAATGTGTATATGTGTCTATgtgtttttaaaagtattataaatGGTTATATGCACTTTCACATATCAAACGTTATACTGCAGTGATTCTAAGGGGGCCTCAGCAAATTCCCAACACTGTGATATATGGCTCAAatcatattaaatgtttattttatttatatatgactTGTATATAACTCAGAATAGGAGACACATCCACAGGTCAAGATctacataaaataacaaaatagtaTTTTACACACAtgcttatttataatatttctaagcgtttttatttatttattcatttacatgtGGATTTATTCATTTACTCTTCAAGCAGAACACACTCTAAACAGAAAGTAAAGCGTCTTGAAATTTTTTGGGATTTTCAGTTTCCCGTTGCATCAGCAAAACTGATTCATTGCCACAACTAACAGATCCCTTTATTCGTCATCACAGGAATCAAGGACACCCTCATTGCAGACTGCAGAAAGTCAGAAGTATGGAAGGTCAGTTTGAATGTTTTCTGTGTATATTTTGCACATCTGTGGCACTGAGGGCTGTCCAGGTTCATCTGCTTGATTGGACTCCCTCTGTTTGCTCCCGCTGTTTAAACACAGGCTGAGCAGGTCACCTTCACCACATTTACTTTACTAtataccagtggttttcaacctgtgggccgcggccccctagcgggtcgcgatggtattgcaTGTGGGCCGCCagttactattaaaagaaataatattgttcatatatgtaaaaatgtctaagtcataacataataacatcatttcatatatatatatatatatatatatataaaataacaaaataaatattacactgtaactatgcttccactattcgagctcactgattggtttaagaataaaccgccaatttatcttagatatttgtGCTGCATATAGAACAACAGCAGTTCACtgaacaatagcggggtcagttaatatTTTTTGCAGTGGCCCGCACAAATATGTGTTtcgttgtgtgggccgcgagttgaaaaaggttgggaaccactgctataTACTAATCAAACCATACTATCCCTGCTAATACTTTAtggtattttttcatttattttgacaaaTTCATTAGAAAGAACCGGTTCGTAAGAACTCACAAATCAGACTTCACATCTCACACTATTACACTGTAATTACACAGTtaattaatttagtattattaattACCAACGTGTACTTATTATAGGGTTAGTGtcagggtttggtttagggttgaTTGTTTGTAGTTATGCATCAGTGTACTAAAAAATTTTTACTGACTTTACACTGATTGACCCTTTGGACATTTGTTATAATGAAGGGTATTTTAATCTGAAAAGAAAAGTGTAATGGAAACCAGTAGATGATTCACATACAATACAATGACTGTTTCACATGTCAAACCTGTCCTCACAGATCCTCATTCTGGACCAGTTCACCACGCGCCTCCTCTCCTCCTGCTGCAAAATGTCCGACCTCATGTCGGAGGGCATCACGAGTACGTAGAAGTCCTGTTGTGTATCATGTGTGTCAGACAGAAACCCAGCCGTCTGCTGATTCAGTGTTTAGACTTCATTGTGTAGCGAGAAGAGTCGGACGCTCTTCCTTCCTGTGTTTTCCAGAAGGGAAGCTTTTGGTTTTCTCCACATCGAGCAAAAGAATAGACATGTGTTAGACGGGGGGTAGGGGTGTTATTGTCATAACGTGTTACTCTCTCGTTTGTTCACAGTTGTGGAGGACCTGCACAAAAACAGAGAGCCAGTTCTAGAGATGAAGGCCATCTATTTCATGAGAGCCACTGCTGAGGTCAGGGCGCAGCTGACACAAGTAATAATGTCACATACTTTACTGTGCTGATCTGTGAGTGACCCGGATGCTTTATATTTGCAGTGTATTGATGCATTTATTAATGACTTCAAACCGAAACCCAAATACAAAGCTGCCTATGTCTTCTTCACTGACTGTGAGTTCACTGATACGAGTATCTCAAAATTgtgttagtgctgtcaaacgatgaATCGCAGTTAATCacatctaaaataaatgtttcgattacataatgtgtgtgtgaactgtgtatatttatcatgtatatataaatacacgcacatacagtatatattttgaaaacatttacatgtatttatattcCTGTAATTTAcatcaaatgtatatatttctaaacatatttttattaaatatgtacatgcatgtgtatttatatacgtatatatacagtgcatacacatattatgtaaacaaaagcatttattttggatgcgattaattgtttgacagcactgtgTTATTTTCAGCAagagtgatgtttttattacttttatatcAAAATGTCCACAGACTGTCCTGATGATCTCTTCGACAAGATGAAGAAGAACTGTGCCAAGCACATTAGAGTGTGTAAAGAGATCAACATCTCGTTTCTGCCGCTGGAAGCACAGGTGAGTGTATCTGGAGATTCATTTAGCCTGTAATGGCTGAGAGCTGTGTTGTtcatgactctgtgtgtgtgtgtgtgtgtgtgtgtgtgtgttgtatgggTGAGCTGTGCAGGTGTTCAGCTGTGATAACGCAGAGGCCTTCAAGAGCATCTACTCTCCGAACAGTCAGGACCGAGATCAGACGCTGGAGATGATAGCGGATCAGATCGTAACGCTCTGTGCCACGCTGGACGAGTATCCTGGAGTCAGATTCAAGAAGTACAGTCAGCCAGCACGTGCTCAGACTACACCTGGTGCTCGAATGGATGTTTAATCTACCTTTCTGTAATGAATTTTCTGTTCCATGTAGAGATCCGTGTCTTAATTATGGAAAGAAGTTGGCTGAACTTGTGGATAATAAACTGGCACGACATTATGAGTTGGATGATAATTCAAAGAAAAAGGTGAGCATTACAGTGTAACTGATTGATATATGGTTAGATTAGAGCTTGGGATAGACGATGTGggcttaaccctctgggcttcttcgtaaatgggtcacacttagcttcctcccgcccgaaaacgggcgaagccttaaaattgtactttactttttcccaggataaccaatcaaatatatttttgttctataatgttttctgattattatttagaatttttagatttttttatgatactttgcattaattatataatttttatgagctattttttccattagaattaatatataattttttattttatattgattttttaaaaaaaattcaataaatgcagcatttcacatcaaaatagagtgctagcctaaaaaaaaaatgttccaggagaagaacttcatctagtggctttaaaaaatagccacttttgtgtaatgtcctgtaccagcctgtaggctgtctatagcttcctatatatcctatatagaaaggctttttgattccttttgttgttttagacatgatttctctatcttattcgttttttttatttagatatacatttagatattctaaaagatgattactttattttcttaacaaaaatgtttagataagtatcaggttttgcattatgattacaatcaaactatagcatttggttagaaagggaacacaatgtgtgtgtgtgtgtgtgtgtgtatgtgtgagtgaatgtgtgtgtgtgtgtgtgtgtgtgttgcatttgagcgagagtctctttttgtattttttatttatttatttttgcatattctcaaaatttgctgttgcagtcttaccagtctctctctctctctctctctctctctctctctctctctgtgtgtgtgtgtgtgtgtgtgtgtgtgtgtgtgtgtgtgtgtgtgcatttgagcaagttttttttttcatttattgattttatgtggaatattctacaaatttgctgttgcagtcgccagtttatctgtgtatgtgtgtgtgtgtttgtgtgcgtgggtgtgtgtgtgtgtgtgtgtgggggggggtcttatttgcactcttgatgttctagagtgtcaccccttcattgctgtacactttttttcagcacagttgctgatctgtagcttgtaccaccaaaagtttctctgagttttcctattttttcatatttcccattcatttcctatgtcacccgttttcgggcgggaggaagctaagtgtgacttttttttttttacgaccctttaacatatcagaatcatctccttgatttttttgtgtgttcatataggtaatacaacaaaagtcaccaagtttcatccccatccgatgaagcaaaaaaattaaacatttaaaaacgttcaagttttcgcccgttttcgggcgaagaagcccagagggttaaacgtATATCGCGATCATTTCTGGTATTTATTGCGTTAGTTCTATCAATGAATGTAATTCGGGGAATCTTATGCGTTCATATACACTTGAAATTCCCTGaacatttgaggattgaggacaATCGTTCTGAAACAGATTCATTGTATAAGATTGAACTGATTCAGGAAAATGAACTGGCGACTGTATAAGCCCAAGTTTTGTAGGAAAGCCCTAGTAGGATTGGTGAATAAGATTGTGTTTTCCCTGAGGCTTGCTCTTTAGTCTGTGAAGTTTGTTCTTTTTCTGATAAGTGATACTACTTTCTTTTCACGTTCAGGATAAAACGCCGGCTCAGCTTCTGATTGTGGATCGAGCGCTGGACCCTGTTAGCCCTATTCTTCATGAGCTCACTTACCAGGCCATGGCTTATGACCTCATACCAATAAAGGACAACATCTATGAGTATGACACCGCAACCTAATTCAGCCAAATCGCttgatttctatttattttaacagGAATCCTTGCTCTTATTGTGCTtctcctgtgtgtttgtgtttttctgtgtgtcTTCTCTTAGGTATAAGTTAAAGGATGGCTGTAAGAAAGAAGCTTTACTGAATGAAGAGGATGAATTATGGGTCAAGCTACGTCACATGCACATTGCTGAGGTCACTGGGTGAGTTCAGTCTCCACCGTTTGACACGCGGTCACTGGGAGGAGTGAGCCGTTTGGTTTCGTTTATGTTGGGCTGGTGTAGCCTAAATGTTTATCTGTAATACATTTAatgttgaatcaaataaaatatttttttaaaagatactatttttaatgtctaattaatactttctcatttttattattattttttctcaaaaaaattgCTTTAATCTTTTTGGGGTAGTTTCATAGCCATATATAACTTGATTAATTAATCGACACATCTTGTCGTTAAtaagattaaacattttaatcgactgacagcactaattatgaaatattgttacaattcaaaataattgttttccatgtgaatatattgtagaatgtaattgattcctgtgatgtgcagctgtatttccagcatcattcctccagtcttcagtgtcacatgatcttcagaaatcataataatgtactgatttactgctcaagaaacatttcattattatcaatgttgaaaatagttgtgcttccCAATATTTTGAGAAGCCGAGATATAATTTatatttctggattctttgagaattagaaagttcagaagagcagaatttatttgaaatatatattttttgtaacatttataaataGCACTTTTTATCAAGTTAATGCATCCTAgattcttcttaaaaaaaataaaataaataataataattcaccctGACCCCAGACTCCTTCCTCCTCCTTGGAGCttattgtagtacattatggGATTGCTTTAGCCACAAAAGATAAATGCATTGTAGCTTTGGTATTTGTCATTATGGGGGTTATGCACAACAAACCCCTGTAAAACATCCAGATGTGATGTCAGGAACAAAACCTATtactgtcataaatatacttgttaATGTAACCAgcactattgtatttatttattccaaagGCAAATCCCCAAACTGGTGAAGGAAATCTCTGCCAGCAGAGGTGACAGGAAACAGGCCGATGAGAAGGTACAGTGTATTTGTACTATTAATTATTCCTCCAAACAATAACAGTAGTGTCCAGCTGCAGATTCCCTCATGTGAGTATGTCATAGATGCCCCTGTCATTGGCAGATCTCAATCGGAGGCCTATCACAGCTCATGAAGAAGATGCCAGGCTTCCGCAAGCAGATGACTCAGGTACTCATGTCCTGAAAGAGCGTGCTCTCACGTGACGCCTGTGACTGTGAACATCACATTCATACTGCATATACGTTCAGCAGTGGTGGTGGAGGCTGCCTAATACTCTCACTTAGAGTTTAATATTCCCATTTCTCTCCCTCAGAAAACTGTCCACTTAAGTTTAGCTGAGGATCTGATGAATCATTACCAGAAGAATGTGGAAAAACTCTGCAAAGCCGAACAGGTAACGCTTAATGATGCCTTGAGAGAAAGTCTAAGACTACTTTTTTGAGTCCTGCTGCCGCAAGGTTATATTCTGCACCCACCCGCTCCTGCTATATATTCACTCTTTATTCACTCGCTGTCCACTTAGAATAATTTTCTTCCTGATGCAACCGTTCCCGCTAAATTTAGATCTCGTTTCCAGAGTCTCACATTTAAATTTCCgctactgaaagaaa encodes the following:
- the stxbp3 gene encoding syntaxin-binding protein 3, with protein sequence MATGADHGLKKIVWQRIKDTLIADCRKSEVWKILILDQFTTRLLSSCCKMSDLMSEGITIVEDLHKNREPVLEMKAIYFMRATAECIDAFINDFKPKPKYKAAYVFFTDYCPDDLFDKMKKNCAKHIRVCKEINISFLPLEAQVFSCDNAEAFKSIYSPNSQDRDQTLEMIADQIVTLCATLDEYPGVRFKKDPCLNYGKKLAELVDNKLARHYELDDNSKKKDKTPAQLLIVDRALDPVSPILHELTYQAMAYDLIPIKDNIYEYKLKDGCKKEALLNEEDELWVKLRHMHIAEVTGQIPKLVKEISASRGDRKQADEKISIGGLSQLMKKMPGFRKQMTQKTVHLSLAEDLMNHYQKNVEKLCKAEQDLAVGADAEGQKVKDPMRTLLPVLLHPHDTTDKIRAVLLYIFSLNGTTAENLNKLIQHVKIEDEKGYILNWEHLGVPILSTPSMFSFRKQSRRDRSDEETYKVSRWTPMIKDIMEDVVENKLEVKDWPYQSECPSVWNGSRAVSARQKHKGSSPDDLRSGSRLILFVLGGVTYSEMRCAYEVTHANKSCEVIIGSTHILTPRSLLEDIYNLGKQPMERFTIEEDKPCHS